The genome window CAAATCATTTTGCTTTACAGATATAACTGAAGAAGCTTGATTTAGCTCGACGTTACTTCGTGCACTTGTAACGGCCACATCATCAAGATCAAACGCATCTACCTTAGATGCTGAGAGTTTCGCGGCAGCAATCGCAAGCACACCAGAACCCGTGCCTACATCTAAGACACGGTCATCTGGGGTAATTGTTTTTTCTAATGCTTGAATAGACAGAATAGTTGTTGGGTGAGTACCCGTTCCAAACGCCATACCAGGATCCAATTCAATAATCATTTCACCTTCATTCGGCGAGTACTCTTCCCAAGTTGGAATAATGGTTATTTGGTTTGAAATTTTAATGGGATGATAATACTTTTTCCAGGCAGTTGCCCAATCTTCTTCATCCACTTCCGAAACTGTAACCGCATTTTTACCGAGATCAATCTGATGAGCAACAAGTCCATTAATCTCTCCCTTTGTTTCCTCAATCGTTTCATTTAGAAAACTATTTACAGGAAAGTAGGCCTTAACAATAACCCCTTCTTTGGGATAATCATCAGGTGAAAGTTCATAGATCTTCCCATATTCTAAATCCCAATCTTTCACTAAGTCACTTGGATCCTCAATGACGACACCACTTGCACCAGACTGATGAAGAATATGACAAACCGGTTCTACAGCTGATTGTGTTGTATGAATACTGAACTCTGCCCATTTCAAGCTTAAATCACTCCCGAATTTCGTTTAATACACTCATTACTCGCCTTTAAAAGCTCGTTTCACTTTCGCAAAAAATGAATCCTGCTCTTCAATCGTATGACTACCGTTTGTTTCAGCAAACTCTCTCATGATGTCTTTTTCTTTTTCACTAAGGTTTTTAGGTGTAACAACACGTACAATCACATGTTGATCTCCTTGCCCACGACCATGGACATTTGGAACACCTTTGCCACGAAGTCTGAAGTTTGTACCTGTTTGTGTTCCTGCAGGTATTTTTAATTTAATTTTTCCATTTAAAGTTGGCACTTCAATTTCATCACCTAAAGCTACCTGTGTAAATGTTAATGGCATTTCGCAATGAATGTCTTCACCATCTCGCTCAAAGAACTCATGTGATTTCACGTTGAAGACAACATATAGATCGCCTGCCGGTCCGCCGTTTGCTCCTGCTTCCCCTTGACCAGACACACGCATTTGTTGACCATGATCGATACAGCTGGAACTTTCACACTGATCTTCTTGCGTTTGCGTACTTTCCCTTTACCGGCACATGTTGAACATTTGTCCTTTATCATCTTACCTGTACCTTCACAGTGATTACACACTCTGCGGTTTACAACTCGACCAAATGGAGTGTTTTGTTCAACATTTAATTGACCAGATCCTCCACAGTGTGAACATGTCTCAGGTTTTGTTCCAGGCTTAGCACCGGAACCAGAACATGTATTACAATTTTCTTCACGAGGAATTTCAATTTCAGTGTCTTTACCAAACACTGCCTCTTTAAATTCTAATGTCATTGTATATTGTAAGTCCGCTCCTTGACGTGGACCATTCGGGTTACGTCGGCCACCACCGCCACCAAAGAACATATCAAAAATATCATTAAATCCACCAAAATCTCCACCTGCTCCACCGCCGCCAAAGCCTTGGTTAGGATCAGTATGTCCAAATTGATCATATTGAGATTTCTTCTGTGGGTCACTTAATATATCATACGCTTCTTTTACTTCTTTAAATTTCGCTTCAGCATCGTCAGCTTTGTTCACGTCTGGGTGATACGTACGTGCTAGCTTTCTATAGGCTTTTTTAACCTCATCAACAGATGCGTTTTGGTCTACCCCGAGTACCTCATAGTAATCTCGTTTACTCACGTCATCCACTCCCGCTTCTTAAAATACGCTAAATACTCATAACGTTCATCATATCATCTCTATGCTAAAAGGCGCAAGATGCGCTTCACTCATAGAAAAAGCCAAAGCCATACATGCTGACTTTGACTTTTTCAATAAGAGTCTTCATTTCTAAATCTTAGTTGTCTTTTTTGTCTTGATCTTCATCAGTAACATCTTCGTACTCAGCATCAACAACAGTATTATCTTCAGACTGAGCTTGTTCTGCTCCGCCCTCTTGCTGGCTTTGAGCTGCTTGAGCAGCCTGCTCATACATTTTAGTCGTTAAAGCCATCACGATTTCTTGAAGCTCATCCTTAGCTGTACGGATTTCTTCAATGTTATCTGCTTCGATTGCTGCCTTTAACTTCTCTTTAGCCGCTTCAGCTTTGTCTTTTTCTTCTTGCTCAACATTATCACCTAAGTCTTTAAGTGTTTTATCCGTTGAGAATACAAGTTGATCTGCTTCGTTACGAAGTTCTACTTCTTCACGACGCTTTTTATCTTCTTCAGCGTTTGCTTCAGCGTCTTTTACCATTTGTTCAACTTCTTCATCAGAAAGACCTGAAGATGATGTAATTGTAATTGACTGCTCTTTGTTTGTTCCAAGATCCTTCGCTTTAACATTCACAATTCCGTTAGCATCAAGATCAAATGTTACTTCGATTTGTGGAACACCACGTTGTGCTGGTGGAATATCAGCTAATTGGAAACGTCCCAATGTCTTATTGTGAGCAGCCATTTCACGCTCACCTTGAAGTACATGAATATCAACAGATGGTTGGTTATCAGCAGCTGTAGAGAATACTTGTGATTTAGATGTAGGAATGGTTGTGTTACGATCAATTAGCTTTGTGAACACTCCGCCCATTGTTTCAATTCCAAGAGATAGTGGTGTTACGTCAAGAAGTACAACGTCTTTAACATCTCCAGTTAATACACCTGCTTGAATTGCAGCACCAAGAGCTACTACTTCATCTGGGTTAACACCTTTGTGAGGGTCTTTTCCAGTAAGCTTTTTGATCTCTTCTTGTACAGCCGGGATACGAGTAGACCCACCAACTAGTACAACTTTATCGATCTCACCAGCAGAAAGACCAAGCATCCTGCATAGCACGGCGAGTTGGTGCAAGCGTACGCTCAACAAGATCAGCAGAAAGCTCTTCAAACTTCGCACGGCTCAGGCTGATTTCTAAGTGTTTTGGTCCAGTAGAATCAGCTGTGATAAATGGAAGTGAGATTTGTGATTGAGTCACACCAGACAAGTCTTTTTTCGCTTTTTCAGCAGCATCTTTAAGACGTTGCATAGCCATCTTATCTTGAGAAAGGTCAATACCATTATCTTTTTTAAACTGCTCAACTAGATAGTTAATGATCACTTCATCAAAGTCATCTCCACCTAGCTTGTTGTCTCCAGATGTTGCTTTAACTTCAAAGAATCCTTCTCCAAGTTCAAGAATCGAAACGTCAAATGTACCACCACCAAGGTCATAAACAAGGATCGTTTGATCTTCTTCTTTTTCAAGACCATATGCAAGTGCAGCCGCTGTTGGCTCGTTCACAATACGATCAACTTGAAGTCCAGCAATTTTTTCAGCATCCTTTGTTGCTTGACGCTGAGAATCATTAAAATAAGCCGGAACGGTAATAACTGCATTTGTTACAGTTTCACCAAGATATGCTTCAGCATCTGATTTAAGCTTCTGAAGAATAATTGCAGAAAGCTCTTGTGGCGTAAACTCATTTCCTTCAATTGTTTCTTTGTAGTCTGTTCCCATATGACGCTTGATAGAGATAACAGTGTTTGGATTTGTTACAGCTTGACGCTTGGCAACTTCCCCAACTAATCTCTCACCGTCTTTAAATGCGATAACAGATGGAGTTGTACGGTTACCTTCTGGGTTAGGGATAACAGTTGCTTCCCCACCTTCCATTACTGCCACACATGAATTGGTTGTTCCTAAGTCAATTCCGATAATCTTACTCATGACGGATCTTCCTCCTAATAAAAATTGTATTTAGTCTTATGCGTTTACTTTCACCATAGAAGGACGTAATACACGGTCCTTTAGCTTATATCCTTTTTGTAATTCTTCTACGATTTGATTAGATTCAAATCCTTCCTCTTCAACCTGCATAACAGCTTGATGTAAATGAGGATCAAAGGTTTCGCCAACTGTTTCAATAACAGTGACACCTTCTTTTTTTAATGCTTCTTGAAGCTGGTTGTACACCATGTTTAATCCTTGAGCTAGTGATGTAGCTTCCTCTCCTTCTGGATTCACAGAAAGGGCACGCTCAAAGTTATCAAGTGCCGGAAGTAATTCTTCTACAAAACCTTGTGCTCTGTATTTAGCCGCTGATTCTTTTTCTTCACGAGAACGTCTGCGGAAATTATCATAGTCTGCTTGAACACGTAATAAGCGGTTGTTCAGCTCAGCAACTTCAGCCTGATGAGCAGCTTCAACAGATACTTCATCTGCTTCTTCTTGCTCTTCAATAACCTGACCTTCCATCACATCAGCCATTTCCTGCTCTTGTTCTTGCTCTTTTTGTTCAGCTTTTTCTTGTTGTTCATTCTCTTTACTCATTGTTACATTCACCTCCATAAAACCTTAACTATGTATTGATGACTAGGACGGACAAAGGTACGCCCTAGTCACTATTACCAATTAGAGTGTTATTGATACAACTTCGTCAATAACCTTGTTAAATCCTTTGATAGATAGTCAACAACTTTAATTGCCCGATGATACTCCATACGGGTCGGGCCAATAATACCAATTGTCCCAACATGCTGATTACCGATTGAATAATCTGCGGTAATCATACTGCAGTCATCAAACGCTTCAAGGTTGTTCTCATGACCAATTTTTACTTGCAAACCCGTTTCCTGTGTTCGCAAAAGCTGATGCATGCTTTGATCTTCTTCTAACACATTAAATAGTAAGCGCACCTTATCCAAATCCCTAAACTCAGGTTGATTTAAGATGTTGGTTTTACCGCTATAAAACACTTTGTGCG of Alkalicoccobacillus plakortidis contains these proteins:
- the prmA gene encoding 50S ribosomal protein L11 methyltransferase, with the protein product MKWAEFSIHTTQSAVEPVCHILHQSGASGVVIEDPSDLVKDWDLEYGKIYELSPDDYPKEGVIVKAYFPVNSFLNETIEETKGEINGLVAHQIDLGKNAVTVSEVDEEDWATAWKKYYHPIKISNQITIIPTWEEYSPNEGEMIIELDPGMAFGTGTHPTTILSIQALEKTITPDDRVLDVGTGSGVLAIAAAKLSASKVDAFDLDDVAVTSARSNVELNQASSVISVKQNDLVKGVEPHSYDLVVANILAEIITSFTTDVYKILRAGGTYVTSGIIKRKKQEVKDALIEAGFEIREVTEMDDWVAITAVKPEELA
- the grpE gene encoding nucleotide exchange factor GrpE, whose translation is MSKENEQQEKAEQKEQEQEQEMADVMEGQVIEEQEEADEVSVEAAHQAEVAELNNRLLRVQADYDNFRRRSREEKESAAKYRAQGFVEELLPALDNFERALSVNPEGEEATSLAQGLNMVYNQLQEALKKEGVTVIETVGETFDPHLHQAVMQVEEEGFESNQIVEELQKGYKLKDRVLRPSMVKVNA